In bacterium, the sequence AAACTAATGGTTTCCAAATAACTATATGCATCAAAACTTATAATGTCCACTTTTGTGTCCATAAGAATCGACCAGTCTGTGTTCCCACAACAGTGTATCCCGGCAATCGCTCCCTCTGATTTAATGGAGTCGATAACCTCATTTAGATAATTTACTACTTCATCTCGACTTAGTGAGACGAAAGCAGAACCAAAGGATGCAAGATAGGGTTCGTCTATAAAAATAATAATTTGAGGGAAGACTTCTTTCATCCTGGTAATCTGCCAGCGAGCCTTCATCCCACAAGTCTTCACCACCGCATCCACAAGCTGCTCGTGGTAAAGAATGGATTTTCTATTTTCGTCGGTAACAGTAAGGCCGAAACTAATAGGACCAATAAGTTGTCCTTTAAGCGCCAGAATACTAACTTCCCCTTTCTCCTGGGAGAGTTTCTTTCTTACTTGTTCCATAAGGGAATAGAACCCTGCTGCGTAATCCTCACTAATCTTAAAATAATCGACTTTGTTCTCTATTATCTTTTCATAGAACTTCTCTAACTCCCCACTTATATCTCCTTCTGTCTGGAAGTAGACCTTTCCTTTCTCCTCATCTAAGACGAGACAAGGCATCCCTTCACTCGCCTGTATATACATATTCTCCCGTAAATTACGCTTGGGAAGTTGTGGCCAAGCCGGTATTTGAGGAAAACTCTCCAACACTATCTCACAGGCTCTGTCAACGTCCTGGTGGGGTAAGCTGCCAATCGCTGTACACACTCCCTTAAATTCCATTCTACTAGCCCCCTGGAGTAGCAGAGCTTGCTCTGCGATAACGCGAAACAAGTTTCGCTACTCCAATCGCGAAACAAGTTTCGCTACTCCAATCGCGAAACAGGTTTCGCTACTCCCTTTTTTACTTTTTCTCCCATTTCAAAAGTTCTGTAACTTTTCCCAGGGTCCCGCCTTGTTTAATCTCTTTTCGTATCCTGTTCTCCCTCTCTAATACGTCCATTGCCCGATTGGTAATTTCTACAACTCTTTTTTGAGGGATGACTACCACTCCGTCATCGTCTCCAAAGACCCAATCCCCGGGAAAGACCCTTACCCCGCCAACTTTTACAGGCACGCCCATTTCACCAAATCCCTTAGGCTCGCCTGCTGTGGGCGTAATAATTCGAGCAAAAGCAGGGAATTTGAGCTTCCTGATTTCTACCACATCCCTAATCGCTCCATCAATTACTACTCCCTCTATATTATTTTCCAGGCAACTGTTTGTAGCCAGCTCTCCCCATACTGCCGGTTCAACCCCTCCGGCATCAATCACAATGACGCTCTCTTGAGGTGCCTCATCGATTGCTTCCACTGTCTTCGCCCAGTCTCCAGGATAGGTCCTCACTGTGAATGCAGGTCCGATCATCTTAACGCCAGAACATACTGGACGAATACCTTTCAGTTCCCCCTGACGATGCATAGCATCAGAGATGTTTGCTGAAGAGACCTTGGAAAGCATCTCTCTGATATTCTCCTCAGAAACCCTTTTAAACAGTTCGCTTTTGATTTTAATCTTTTTTTCTATTGCCTTTTTAATTTCTGCGGTTGCCTTTTTGGCGTCTACGTTTTTAGTAATCGCTCCTCCCACAATAATAATGTTTGCCCCTGCCTCCACTGCTTCATGGGCGTTTTCGGAATTGACTCCTCCAGCAACAGCAATGGGAATTCCTATCTTGCCGGCAATTGCTCTCACTCCTTGAAAAGATGCTTTTCCTTCCATCTGCTCATCTATTGAGGCATGAACACCTATATAATCAGCACCCATTCTCTCAACCTCTTTTGCTCTTTCCCAGAGCGCATCAACTTCTAACAGGTCTACCATTATCTTTGCTCCGTAATGTTTTCCTGCCTCAATACATTCTCTTATGGTAGAGTCGCTGGCCAGCCCGAGAACAACCACCACATCAGCCCCTGCCTTGGCAGCACTCTCCACCTCAATTCTCCCCACATCCATTATCTTCATATCAGCCACCAACGTGGCCTTGGGAAACCTCTTTCTCAGCTCCCTCACCGCATCCAATCCACTACTTTTAATAAGGGGCGTCCCTGCTTCAATCCAATCCGCTCCACCCTGTAAAGCCTCCCCGGCAAGTTTTAATGCCCTGGGCAAATCAATAAAATCTAATGCTACCTGAAGTATAGGTTTCATTCCTGTTCCCCAATTATCTGTAGAATCACTTCTCTCTTTCTGGATCGGTTGTCAAAATCGACAAAGATAATCTGTTGCCATGTTCCCAAAATCAGCTCCCCATTTTCGAAGGGGACGGTCAGAGAGGGCCCCAGAAGACTTGCTCTCAGGTGTGAATGAGCATTACTGTCAAGATGGGTCTTATCGTGAAGATAACCTTTCTTCTGGGGAACGAGTCGCTCAATGACAGCGAGAAAATCTTCCACCAATCCCGGCTCATACTCCATAGTGGTTATCCCCGCTGTAGCTCCGGGAACAAAGATATTAACCACCCCCTTCCCCAGACCAGTCTCCTCTAAATTCCTCACAACCCGCTCGGTAAGGTTGACAATATCCACATTCCCTTGAGTGGAAAAACGAATCTTTCTAGAAATTATTCTCATTATTTTTTCTCCCTTTGCCACT encodes:
- the hxlA gene encoding 3-hexulose-6-phosphate synthase, whose translation is MKPILQVALDFIDLPRALKLAGEALQGGADWIEAGTPLIKSSGLDAVRELRKRFPKATLVADMKIMDVGRIEVESAAKAGADVVVVLGLASDSTIRECIEAGKHYGAKIMVDLLEVDALWERAKEVERMGADYIGVHASIDEQMEGKASFQGVRAIAGKIGIPIAVAGGVNSENAHEAVEAGANIIIVGGAITKNVDAKKATAEIKKAIEKKIKIKSELFKRVSEENIREMLSKVSSANISDAMHRQGELKGIRPVCSGVKMIGPAFTVRTYPGDWAKTVEAIDEAPQESVIVIDAGGVEPAVWGELATNSCLENNIEGVVIDGAIRDVVEIRKLKFPAFARIITPTAGEPKGFGEMGVPVKVGGVRVFPGDWVFGDDDGVVVIPQKRVVEITNRAMDVLERENRIRKEIKQGGTLGKVTELLKWEKK
- a CDS encoding secondary thiamine-phosphate synthase enzyme YjbQ; its protein translation is MRIISRKIRFSTQGNVDIVNLTERVVRNLEETGLGKGVVNIFVPGATAGITTMEYEPGLVEDFLAVIERLVPQKKGYLHDKTHLDSNAHSHLRASLLGPSLTVPFENGELILGTWQQIIFVDFDNRSRKREVILQIIGEQE